The Lysobacter oculi genomic sequence AGAAATCGGGCAGCGCGGTGCATGACCGCACCGTCATCACGCGGATCCAGGCCGGCCCGCGCGACGTGGCCCTGGAAACCGCGACGGGCCACCGCATCCGGGCGAAATGGCTGGTGATCGCCGCAGGCTATGCCGCGCAGCGGTTCCTGCACCGCAACGTGGCAAAAAACCGCAGCAGCTACGCCTTCATCACCGATCCGATCGACCCCGGCCTGCTCGGCCCGCTGCGCCAGACGATGGTCTGGGAGTCGGCGCGGCCCTACCTCTATCTGCGCACCACCGGCGATGGCCGGCTGCTGGTGGGCGGCGAGGACGATGCGGTCGACATCCCCGCCAGGCGCGACGCGCAGGTGGACAGGAAGGCACGCAAGCTCGCGCGCCAGGTCGCCAAGCTGTTCCCACACCTGCCGGTGGAGCCGGCCTTCGCCTGGGCCGGCACCTTCGCCGAGACCGCCGACGGCCTGCCCTGGTTCGGCGCCAGCGACGAGCATGGTCCGCGCGTGCTGTTCGCGATGGCCTACGGCGGAAACGGCATCACCTATTCGATGCTGGGCGCGGGGCTGCTGCGCGCGCTGATCGAGCGGCGCCGGCATCCGCTCGCGCGGCTGTTCTCGTTCGCTCGCGACGCCGGATGAAGCGGGGCAGCGGTTAGAATGGTGCACCCCCTGCACCCCGGAGCCGCCATGTCCCAGCTCGCCCATCGCCGTGTCCTGCTGAAACTGTCCGGCGAGGCGTTGATGGGGGATGAGGACTACGGCATCGACCCGAAGGTGCTGCACCGCATCGCCCGCGAGGTGATCGAGGCACGCGACGCCGGCGCGGAAATCGCCCTGGTGATCGGCGGCGGCAACATCTTCCGCGGCGCGGGCCTGGCGGCCGGCGGCATGGACCGCGTGACCGGCGACCAGATGGGCATGCTCGCCACCGTCATCAATGCGCTGGCCATGCAGGACGCGCTGGAAAAGCTCGGCGGCAAGGCGCGGGTGATGAGCGCGCTCAAGATCAACGACGTCTGCGAGGACTACATCCGCCGTCGCGCGGTGCGTCATCTGGAAAAGGGCCGCATCACCATTTTCGCGGCCGGCACCGGCAACCCCTTCTTCACCACCGATTCCGGCGCCGCCCTGCGCGCGATCGAGATCGGCGCCGACCTGCTGCTCAAGGCGACCAAGGTCGATGGCGTCTACGACCGCGACCCCAAGAAGCACGCCGACGCGGTGCGCTTCGACACCCTCGACTACGACCAGATCATCACCCGCGACCTGCAGGTGATGGATACCGCCGCCTTCGCGCTCTGCCGCGACGCGGAAATGCCGATGCGCATCTTCGACATGGACCGCCCGGGCGCGCTGCTCGGCATCCTGCGCGGCGAGAGCATCGGCACGCTGGTGCAGGGCCGCGCGGCGCGCTGAGATGGGCGCCGGCCACGGCCACCATCACGGCAACGACACCCGCGCCTTCGCGTGGGTCACCCTGATCAATCTCGCCTACACGGTGGTGGAGGCCGGCTACGGCTTCGCCACCGATTCGCTGGCCCTGCTCACCGACGCGCTGCACAACTTCGGTGACGTGCTCGGGCTGGCGCTGGCCTGGGGCGCGGCCTCGCTGGCCAAGCGCGCGCCGACCACCCGCCACACCTACGGCTGGCGTCGCGCCACCCTGCTCTCGCCGCTGATCAACGCGATGCTGCTGGTGACGTTCTCCGGCGCGCTGGGCTGGGAAGCGTTCCGCCGTTTCAGCGCGCCGCCGGATATCCCCGCCATACAGGTCATGGTGGTCGCGGCGATCGGCATCCTGGTCAACCTGGGCGCGGCCTGGTTCGTGCGCGACGGCCACCAGCACGACCTCAACCGGCGCGGCGCCTTCCTGCATCTGGTGGCGGATGCGGCGGTCTCGCTGGCGGCGGTGCTGGCCGGGCTGGGCATGTGGAAGCTGGGCTGGAACTGGCTGGATCCGGCCACCGCGCTGCTGATCAGCGTGGTGGTGGCGGTCGGCGCCTTCGCGCTGCTCAGGGACAGTTTCGATGCCGCGATGGACGCGGTGCCGCGCGGCATCGAACGCGAGCGCGTGCTGGCCTTCCTCGAAGCCCAGCCGGGCGTGCAGACCGTCCACCACCTGCACATCTGGGCGCTGGGCGCGGGCGAGATCGCGATGACCGCGCACCTGGTCCGCGCGCAGGCCGGCGACCACGATGACTTCATCGACCGCATCACCCATGCGCTCGACCACGAGTTCGGCATCAACCATCCCACCCTGCAGATCGAGCACGGCGGCGGCTGCGAGCACGACCTGCACGACCGCGCGCCGCACGCGCACTAGGCCGCCACGCCGCGCCGGGACAGTCCCCGCCTATAATCATTGGCTTACGTTTGCCCGGAGCCGGCCATGATCAAGGACATCCACCACGACGCGCAGACCCGCATGCAGAAGAGCATCGAGTCGCTGCGCCACAATCTGGCCAAGGTCCGCACCGGCCGCGCCACGTCCGCCCTGGTCGACCACATCAAGGTCCAGAGCTACGGCTCCGACGTGCCGCTGTCGCAGGTCGCCAGCGTGGCCGTGTCCGATGCGCGCTCGCTGACCATCTCGCCGTGGGACAAGCAGATGGTCGCGCCGATCGAGAAGGCGATCATCAATTCGGACCTGGGCCTGACCCCGAACACCGCCGGCATGACCATCCGCATCAACATCCCGCCGCTGACCGAGGAACGCCGCAAGGAGCTAACCAAGGTCGTGCATTCCGAAGGCGAGGACGCCAAGGTGGCGATCCGCAACATCCGCCGCGACGCCAACCAGCAGGTCAAGGACCTGATGAAGGACAAGACCGTCACCGAGGACGACGTGCGCCGCAGCGAGGACGACATCCAGAAGATGACCGACAAGGCGGTCAAGGACGTGGATGAAGTGCTGAAGACCAAGGAACAGGAGTTGATGGCGGTCTGATCCGGCCTATCGCGCCCGGTCCTGCGCCGGTCGCCTGCGCCGTTCACGCGTTGCCGCCTGGCGGCCTCCACTTCCCGGGGCCGCGATCGTTCCACCCTTGGATTCCTGATTGATGGGCGAAGCCGCCTCTCCCGCCGTTCCGCGCCACCTCGCCGTCATCATGGACGGCAACGGCCGCTGGGCCGAACAGCGCCGCCGCCCGCGGCTGATCGGCCATCGCGCCGGCGCCCGCGCGGTCAACCTGTGCATGGAGTTCTGCCTTGAACAGGGCGTGGAAGCACTGACCCTGTTCGCGTTCTCCAGCGAGAACTGGGGCCGCCCGCAGGAGGAAGTGAGCGGCCTGATGCGGCTGTTCACCGGCACCCTCGACCGCGAGGTGGACGACCTGCACCGGCGCGGCATCCGCCTACGCTTCATCGGCGATGACACGCGCTTCTCGCCCGACATCCGCCGCCGCATGCAGGCCGGCGAGGCGCTGACCGCCGGCAACACGCGGATGACGCTGACCATTGCCGCCAGCTACGGCGGGCGCCAGGACATCGTCGGGGCCGCCCGCGTGCTGGCCACCGAAGTCGCCGCCGGCCGGATGCGCCCGGAAGACATCGACGAAGCCGCCTTCGCCCGCCATGTCGCCCTGCCCGACCTGCCCGCGCCCGACCTGCTGATCCGCACCGGCGGCGACCAGCGCATCAGCAATTTCCTGCTCTGGCAGGCCGCCTACACCGAGCTCTGGTTCACGCCGCGCTTGTGGCCCGAACTCGATGCCGCCACACTCCAGCACGCCTTCGACGATTACGCCCGCCGCGAACGCCGCTTCGGCCTGACCGGGGCACAGGTCGCGGCACCCGCCCAGGACTCCCCGTCGAACGCATGACCAAGACCCGTTTCCTCGCCGCCCTCGTCATGGGCCCCGCCGCCATCCTCGCGGTACTGTTCCTGCCCACGCCGTGGATGATGGTGCTGGCCGCCGTGCTGTTCCTGGCCGGGCTGTGGGAGTGGTTCAAGCTGGCCGATGTCGAAGACACGCTGACCCGCACCTTCCTGCTGGCCGCCAACCTGTTGCTGATGGTGATGCTGGTCTGGGGCTCGCGCACCGAGCGCGGCGGCTCGCTGGCGCTGTTCCACCTGATGATCCTGGTTGGCCTGGGCTGGTGGCTGCTGGCCGCGCTGTGGCTGCGCTTCCCCACCTTCGGTTCCCACCACGAGGGCTGGGCCCGCGCGATCAAGCTGGCCGCCGGCACGCTCGCCGTGGTTCCGGCCTGGTGCGCGCTGGCGGTGATCCACGGCGACCCGGCCGATGCCGCCACCGTCGGCATCATCCCCCGCAACCATTTGTGGCTGCTGACCGCGCTGATGATGATCTGGATGGCGGATACCGGCGCCTATTTCGCCGGCCGCAAATTCGGGCGCCACAAGCTGTCGCCGCGCATCAGCCCCAACAAGACGGTCGAAGGCCTCATCGGCGGCGCCGTGGCCGCGACGGTGTTCGGCCTGATCTTCGCGATGATCGCCGGCGCCTCCACCGCGCAGCTGCCGTGGGTGGCGCTGACCGCGCTGATCACGGTGATCGCCTCGGTGGTCGGCGACCTCTTCGAGAGCCTGCTCAAGCGCCACGCCGGGGCCAAGGATTCCAGCGACCTGATCCCGGGTCACGGCGGCATCCTGGACCGCGTCGACAGCGTGCTGGCGGCGCTGCCGGTGTTCGCCATCTGCAAGGCCAGTTTTGGCTTCTGACATGCGCGGGGTGCGGCGCATCGCCCTGTTCGGTGCGACCGGCTCCATCGGCGCCTCGGCGCTGGACGTCATCGCCCGCCATCCCGACCGCTACCGCGCCACCGTGCTGGCCGCCGGCACGCAGGTCGAAGCGCTCATCGAGCTCTGCCGCGTCCATCGCCCCGAGCACGCGGTGATCGCGGACGAAGCCGCCTTCCCCACCCTGCGTGACGGCCTGCGCGACGCCGGCCTCGCCACCCAGGCCCACGCTGGCATGGCGGCGATGGCGCAACTGGCCGCCTCCGACGCCTGCGACACGGTGATCGCGGCCATCGTCGGCGCCGCCGGCTTGCCGTCCACGCTTGCCGCCGCCTGCGCCGGCAAGCGCCTGCTGCTGGCCAACAAGGAATCGCTGGTGCTGGCCGGCGAGCTGCTGATGCGCGAAGTCGCCGCTTCCGGCAGCACGCTGGTGCCGATCGACAGCGAGCACAACGCGATCTTCCAGTGCCTGCCCGAGGGCCGCTGCGGCGAGGGCGTGGCGAAGATCATCCTGACCGCGTCCGGCGGGCCGTTCCGTGGCCGCCGCCGCGATGAACTGGCCACGGTCACCCCGGCCCAGGCGGTGGCGCATCCCAAATGGTCGATGGGCCCGAAGATCTCGGTCGATTCGGCCACGCTGATGAACAAGGGGCTCGAAGTGATCGAGGCCCACCACCTGTTCGGCCTGCCCGGCGAACGCATCGAGGTGCTCGTGCACCCGCAGTCGCTGGTGCATTCCTTCGTCGAATTCGTCGATGGCTCGACGCTGGCGCAGCTCGGCCTGCCGGACATGCGCACCACGCTGGCGGTCGGGCTGGCCTGGCCGGAGCGCGTGGCCTCGGGCGTGGCCGGGCTGGACCTGGTCGCCCAGGGCGGTGCGCTCACCTTCGAGCCGCCGGACCTCGACGCCTTCCCCTGCCTGCGCCTGGCCTTCCACGCGCTTTCGGCCGGTGGCACCGCGCCGGCGCTGCTCAACGCGCTCAACGAGGAAGCCGTTTCAGCCTTTCTTCAGGGCCGGATTGGTTTTCTGGCGATCCCCGCGCTGGTCGAAGATGGTCTGGCCGCGCTCCCCTCCACCCGGGCGGAATCGCTCGACGTGCTGCACGCCGCCGACGAAGCGGCGCGCCGGTACGCGCGCACCGCGATTTCGCGCCTGAATTGACGCGCCCGCATGACTGACTTCGCAGGCTCGGTGTTCTGGCTGATCGTCAGCCTCGGCATCCTGGTCACCTTCCACGAGTTCGGCCACTTCTGGGTCGCGCGCCGCTGTGGCGTCAAGGTACTGCGTTTCTCGGTGGGCTTCGGCAAGCCGCTGTGGATGCGCCGCGGCCAGGACGGCACCGAATACGCCATCGCCGCCATTCCGCTCGGCGGCTACGTGAAGATGCTCGACGAGCGCGAGGGGGATGTCGCGTCGTCCGAGCTGCCGCAGGCCTTCAACCGCAAATCGGTCTGGCAGCGCATCGCCATCGTCGCCGCCGGGCCCATCGCCAACCTGCTGCTCTGCGTCGCCCTGCTGTGGGCGATGTTCGTGGTCGGCCGGCCCGATTACGCACCGGAGATCGGCCGCGTCGACGGAATCGCCGCCCAGTCCGGCTTCCAGCGCGGCGACCGCCTGCTCGCGGTCGATGGCGAAGCCACGCCCAGCTGGAGCGAAGCCGGGCTGGCGCTGATGACCGCCGCGCTCGACCGCCAGCCGGTCACCGTCAAGGTCACCGATGCCAGCGGCCAGCCGCGCGAACGCACCCTGCACCTGGAACGCCTGTCGCCCGAGGTGAAGGAGCGCCAGGCGCTCGGCGCGATCGGGCTGGTGCCGGCGCACTTCATCGCGCCCGCCGTGGTGGGCAATGTCAGCGCCGACGGTCCCGCCGCCGGCAAGCTGAAAGCCGGCGACCGCATCCTCGCCGTGGATGGCCAGCCGGCCAGCGACTTCGAATCCCTGCCGGCGCCGATCACCGCCGCCGGCCAGGCCGGG encodes the following:
- a CDS encoding NAD(P)/FAD-dependent oxidoreductase → MDLKSGYPFWAVKNGLMHAFPPLAADLDVDVAIIGGGITGALVAHELASHGHAVAVIDQRDIGWGSTAASTALLQYEIDTHMVDLAKQHGEADALLAYRACAEAIDMAASLAKDVGDVDFARMSSLYYASKRGHRRDLEDEFALRARHGFEVEWLEPGAIRERFGFDAPAAILSAKAARIDPYRMAYRLLARLEKSGSAVHDRTVITRIQAGPRDVALETATGHRIRAKWLVIAAGYAAQRFLHRNVAKNRSSYAFITDPIDPGLLGPLRQTMVWESARPYLYLRTTGDGRLLVGGEDDAVDIPARRDAQVDRKARKLARQVAKLFPHLPVEPAFAWAGTFAETADGLPWFGASDEHGPRVLFAMAYGGNGITYSMLGAGLLRALIERRRHPLARLFSFARDAG
- the pyrH gene encoding UMP kinase, which translates into the protein MSQLAHRRVLLKLSGEALMGDEDYGIDPKVLHRIAREVIEARDAGAEIALVIGGGNIFRGAGLAAGGMDRVTGDQMGMLATVINALAMQDALEKLGGKARVMSALKINDVCEDYIRRRAVRHLEKGRITIFAAGTGNPFFTTDSGAALRAIEIGADLLLKATKVDGVYDRDPKKHADAVRFDTLDYDQIITRDLQVMDTAAFALCRDAEMPMRIFDMDRPGALLGILRGESIGTLVQGRAAR
- a CDS encoding cation diffusion facilitator family transporter, coding for MGAGHGHHHGNDTRAFAWVTLINLAYTVVEAGYGFATDSLALLTDALHNFGDVLGLALAWGAASLAKRAPTTRHTYGWRRATLLSPLINAMLLVTFSGALGWEAFRRFSAPPDIPAIQVMVVAAIGILVNLGAAWFVRDGHQHDLNRRGAFLHLVADAAVSLAAVLAGLGMWKLGWNWLDPATALLISVVVAVGAFALLRDSFDAAMDAVPRGIERERVLAFLEAQPGVQTVHHLHIWALGAGEIAMTAHLVRAQAGDHDDFIDRITHALDHEFGINHPTLQIEHGGGCEHDLHDRAPHAH
- the frr gene encoding ribosome recycling factor, with the protein product MIKDIHHDAQTRMQKSIESLRHNLAKVRTGRATSALVDHIKVQSYGSDVPLSQVASVAVSDARSLTISPWDKQMVAPIEKAIINSDLGLTPNTAGMTIRINIPPLTEERRKELTKVVHSEGEDAKVAIRNIRRDANQQVKDLMKDKTVTEDDVRRSEDDIQKMTDKAVKDVDEVLKTKEQELMAV
- the uppS gene encoding polyprenyl diphosphate synthase, whose translation is MGEAASPAVPRHLAVIMDGNGRWAEQRRRPRLIGHRAGARAVNLCMEFCLEQGVEALTLFAFSSENWGRPQEEVSGLMRLFTGTLDREVDDLHRRGIRLRFIGDDTRFSPDIRRRMQAGEALTAGNTRMTLTIAASYGGRQDIVGAARVLATEVAAGRMRPEDIDEAAFARHVALPDLPAPDLLIRTGGDQRISNFLLWQAAYTELWFTPRLWPELDAATLQHAFDDYARRERRFGLTGAQVAAPAQDSPSNA
- a CDS encoding phosphatidate cytidylyltransferase — its product is MTKTRFLAALVMGPAAILAVLFLPTPWMMVLAAVLFLAGLWEWFKLADVEDTLTRTFLLAANLLLMVMLVWGSRTERGGSLALFHLMILVGLGWWLLAALWLRFPTFGSHHEGWARAIKLAAGTLAVVPAWCALAVIHGDPADAATVGIIPRNHLWLLTALMMIWMADTGAYFAGRKFGRHKLSPRISPNKTVEGLIGGAVAATVFGLIFAMIAGASTAQLPWVALTALITVIASVVGDLFESLLKRHAGAKDSSDLIPGHGGILDRVDSVLAALPVFAICKASFGF
- a CDS encoding 1-deoxy-D-xylulose-5-phosphate reductoisomerase is translated as MRGVRRIALFGATGSIGASALDVIARHPDRYRATVLAAGTQVEALIELCRVHRPEHAVIADEAAFPTLRDGLRDAGLATQAHAGMAAMAQLAASDACDTVIAAIVGAAGLPSTLAAACAGKRLLLANKESLVLAGELLMREVAASGSTLVPIDSEHNAIFQCLPEGRCGEGVAKIILTASGGPFRGRRRDELATVTPAQAVAHPKWSMGPKISVDSATLMNKGLEVIEAHHLFGLPGERIEVLVHPQSLVHSFVEFVDGSTLAQLGLPDMRTTLAVGLAWPERVASGVAGLDLVAQGGALTFEPPDLDAFPCLRLAFHALSAGGTAPALLNALNEEAVSAFLQGRIGFLAIPALVEDGLAALPSTRAESLDVLHAADEAARRYARTAISRLN
- the rseP gene encoding RIP metalloprotease RseP is translated as MTDFAGSVFWLIVSLGILVTFHEFGHFWVARRCGVKVLRFSVGFGKPLWMRRGQDGTEYAIAAIPLGGYVKMLDEREGDVASSELPQAFNRKSVWQRIAIVAAGPIANLLLCVALLWAMFVVGRPDYAPEIGRVDGIAAQSGFQRGDRLLAVDGEATPSWSEAGLALMTAALDRQPVTVKVTDASGQPRERTLHLERLSPEVKERQALGAIGLVPAHFIAPAVVGNVSADGPAAGKLKAGDRILAVDGQPASDFESLPAPITAAGQAGRAAHLRIERDGVQSDIDITPRRMHHPQAGDYWGIGISAAQAGTPPHTALLRHGPLAAVPAAFSEAWKLARESVGMMARMFSGRASVENVSGPITIARYANASAGMGVAWFLNFLALVSLSLAIINLLPIPMLDGGHLLYYLIELVKGRPLDERAMAFGQYLGLALLAGLMGLAFYNDLHGLLR